The following nucleotide sequence is from Microbacterium imperiale.
CGAGTCGACGAGCATCGCGCCCGAGACGGTGTCGATGCTGGCGGCTCGCAGGCTGCCGGTGGCCGCGACATCGCCCGACACGGAGTTGGCGCTCAGCGCGCCGCGCAGTTCGCGGACCTGCACGTCGCCCGAGACCGCATTGGCACTGACGTCGCCGGTGATGCCGTCGACGATGATGTCGCCCGACACGGTGTTGACCCGCGCGTCGGCTTCGAGACCCGAGACGAGGGCGCTGGCGCTGACGACGCCCAGCGTCAGATCGGTGCCGCGCGGCACGGCCACGCTGACCTCGGCCTTCGGGCCGACGGAGCCGAAATTGCGGAAGACCTGCAGGAAGTTGTCCCAGCGCAGCTGGGGGTGATCGATCTCGATCGTGTCTCCCGTCGCTTCGATGCGCAGGTCCTTGCCGGTCACGGAGTGCACCTCGATCCGCACGCCCGGTTCGTCGTGGGCCACGATGTCGATCTGGCCACCGACCATGCTGACTTTGAGCTTGCGGATGTCGTCGACGTCGATGACCCGGGTTTCGGCCGGGTGGACGATCCACTTCTGGAGTGTCATGGCGTTCCCTCTGTTCGGCGACCTGGGTCGCAGTCGATACGCGATATATCGCGTTGAGGCGAACATAACACGATATATCGCGTCTGTCATCCGGCAGGCAGGAAAAGCAGAACGCCCCCACCTGGAGGGTGGAGGCGTTCTGTCGACGCGACGGTCAGACGCGCTTGTTTCCGCTGATTACTCGGAAGAGGAACGCGATGAGTGCGATCACACCCACGATCAGGGCGACCCAGAGCAGCCAGCTGAGGGCGCTGTTGAGGCCGCTGACGATCGCGAGCACGATCGCCACCACGATGATGATCACCAGGAAGATGTTCACGGGGGCTCCTTGTCTGTCTCCCAGTACCCGTCCCGTTGCGAGACGTTCGCGCCGGTGAGCGCTGAATGAGACATTAGAGAAAGCCGTGTGTGCGCCGCGAGGGCTTGACTCCGGTTTTCCGGCGGTGGTACTCGCGGGCACGGCGCACGGCGCACGGCGCACGGCGCACGGCGCACGGCGCACGGCGCACGGCGCACGGCGCACGGCGCACGACGGATGTGGTTCTGGATCAGAACGGTGGCGAGCCGTCTCCGGGCGGTCTTCCCATCGGTGGATCGGATGCGGGAGCGAAAGCGACGAGCGGCGGCGGTGCGTCTTCGCGGTAGACCCGCCTGGTGGGCGAGGTCCACACGAGCCGCCCGCCGGGGAGTTGTTTGACTCGCCATCGGGTGTGGTGTTTGACGTCGTGGTGGCGTTTGCAGAGGTGGGCGAGGTTGCCGACGTGGGTGGCACCGCCGTCGGATGCGGCGTGGGTGTGGTCGATCTCGCACCGGACGGCGGGTTGCCGGCATCCGGGGAATCGGCAGTGCCGGTCCCTCGCCCGTAAGAGCCGTCTCATCGCGGCCGTGGGCTGATACGCGTCGCATTCGAGCACGGTTCCGGTGACGGGGTGGGTGAGGAGCCGGTCCCAGGCGGTGTTGTCGCCGGCGAGTTCCCGTGCGGTCGCTGCGTCGATGGGGGAGCGGCCGACGAGGTCGGCTGGCCCGTCGTCTTCGCCGGTCAGGGTCAGCGCCGACACGACGACCTGCACCTTCGCGCGGATCGCCCCGAGCGCACCGTTGCCGTCATCGTCGGCCGTGGGGTCGAGCGAGGGCGCCCCGGCGAGGAGGAGGTCGGCGAACACGTCCGCGCGGACCTGGTCGACCGTGCGGGTGTCGCCCGCGAACGACGAGCTCTCCGGTTCCGCCGCATCGACTGCCGCCGACTCCGACTCCGCCTCGACTGCGGGGTCGGCATCCGCCTGTGGGCGGGTGTTGATGATCTCCCGGGCCTGCCGTGTCAACCGGTCGACGACGCCCTCGGCGATCACGGTCGGCAGGGTCGCGATCAGGTCGGACATCCCGTCGGGTCCGGGGTGCACGCGTACGCACCGGCCGGCCGCAGTCTGCTCGTGCCGCTCGCTGAACGACCGCGGGTGCAGTCTCTCGGCAATATGCACCAGCGCGTCCCGCACTCGGTTGGGCGTCTCGCCCTCGCACCGCTCGATCGCCGCCCGCTCGAACTGGCCCCTCGCTTCGGCGGGCACGACGCACCCGGCGTCCTGGATCACTCGGACATGCCCGCGGCTGATGCGTCCCGCCTCCCACGCGTCCATCGTCGCCGGATAGTTCTCGACCAGGTCCAGCGCCTCGTCGATCCGGCGCTGCAGCGTGCGATCGGTCGCCGCGAACACCCCGGCGAGCTCCGCAGCGATCCCGCGTAACGCCATCTCATGGCTCTTCACCCGCTCCGACGCCCCCGCGGCTTGCTGCTGCGCGAGTCGGCCCGCCGCAGCCAGCACCCGCACCTCGCGGATCTGACCTGCGCGGACCACATCGACCGCGCCCTCGGCATCGGTGACGAGCGCGGCCAGCGCGGCGGCATCCGCGTCGCTGCCGAACCCTGCACTCGAAGACATGTTCGAATGTTCCCACGGACCTCCGACATCGACCGGCGAGCCGCATCACCCGCGGACGACGCGGCTACGCCCGCCGATGAACCGTGTCAAGCACCTGCGCCGCCTGTCGCGCCGCTCGTAACGTCTGCTCCACGACGAAGGGAGATCGCCATGCCGCAGGGACGTGGATCCAACAGTCTGAAAGACCCGGCCCTCTACGAGGAGCTGCGCGAAGACGGTGCCTCGAAAGAGAAGGCCGCCCGCATCTCGAATGCCGCCGCTCGCGACGGGCGCAAGGCCGTCGGGCACCGCGGCGGCAAGTCCGGCGACTACGAGGACTGGACCGTCGACGAGCTCAAGAAGCGCGCGAAGGAGCTGGGCATCTCCGGCTACTCCGGCAAGAAGAAGGCGCAGATCATCTCGATGCTGCGCGACCACTGAGGTGCCCCGACTCGTCCGAGTCCGCCCCGGCGTCGATCCCGGCATCCGCCGCATCCGATCGGGGAAGGGCTTCCGTTACACCGACGCCGACGGGGGCGCGATCAGCCGCCGCGACCTGGCGCGCATCCGCACGATCGTGATCCCGCCGGCGTGGCAGGACGTCTGGATCAGCGAGAACCCGCAGGGCCATGTCCAGGTGGTCGGAACCGACGACGCCGGCCGGCGGCAGTACATCTACCACCCCGACTGGACGCGCAGCCGCGACAAAGGCAAGTACGCGCGGGCCATGGAGCTCGCCGAAGCACTGCCCCGCGCCCGCTCGCGTGCGACGACCTCGCTGCGCCGCGCGGAGCTCGATCGCGAGCGCGTGTTGGCCGCCGCATTCCGCATGCTCGACCGGTCGGCGCTGCGCATCGGTTCGCAGCGCTATCTGCTGCAGCACGGCAGTCGAGGGCTGACCACCCTGCGTCGGCGCGACGCATCGGTCGCCGACACGATCGTCAACCTCGCGTTCTCGGGCAAGAGCGGGCAGCGCCAAGCGCTCGAGATCTCCGACCCCGACCTCGCGGCGGCAATCCTGCTGCTCATCGAAGGCCGCCCCGCGTCGCCGCTGCTGGCATGGCAGCGCGAGCGCCGTCGGGTGCCGTTGACTCCCAACGAGGTCAACGCGTACGTCCGCGCCCTCACCGGCGGTCCCTTCACGGCGAAAGACTTCCGGACGCTGCGCGGCACGGTCGTCGCGGCGGACGCCCTCGCCCGCATCGGCATCGCCGAGACGGCGCGCGCGATCCATCAGGCCGAGGTCGAAGCGGTCCGCGCCGCGTCGACCGCGCTCGGCAACACCCCCTCCGTCGCCCGCAGTTCGTACATCGACCCGCGCGTCTTCGAGCGCTACCGGTCCGGGATGCTGCTCGACACCAACGTGTCGCCGGAATCGGCGATCCGGTCGCTCATCCTCGGCTGAGCGCCACCGTCGCGCCCGCGGTGTGGCGGCGCCGTGCCGACGACCCGCGGCACTACCGTGGCGTCGTGGTCGGCCGCTCTCGGATCTCGCCGCTGACGCTCCTGCTCGTGATGCTCGGGGGCGCGGCGGGCGTCGCGGTGCGCGCTTCGCTGACCGTCCCCTTCGTCGGGTGGATGCATCCTCTCGCCGTGCCGGCTCTCACGCTCGGGTGCAACCTCGTCGGCTCCTTCCTTCTCGGCATCGTCGTCGGTCGCTGGGGTGATGCCCACCCGCGGCGACGCGCGTTCCTCGGCACCGGGGTGCTCGGCGGCTTCACGACCTACAGCGCCTTCGCGGTCCAATCGATCCAGGTCGCCACCAATGCCCCCGTGGTCGGTCTCGCGCTCGTCGCCGTGTCGCTGATCGGGGGCCTTCTCGCCGCGGCGCTCGGCCTGTCGGCGGGTTCCCGCACGAAAGCGGACACGTGAACGGAGTGAGCACGGGGATGCTGATCGCCCTCGTCGTCGCGGGCGGCGTCGGTGCCGGCATCCGTTATGTCGTCGACGTGGTCGTCACTCGGGGACGCCGCGAAGCCTTCCCGATCGGGATCCTCGTCGTGAACGTCACCGGCTCGGCGATGCTGGGGCTTCTCACCGGACTCGGCACCGTGATCGGCGCCGAGGTGATGGCGGTGCTCGGCATCGGCCTGCTCGGTGGATACACGACCTTCAGCACCGTCTCCGTCGAGACGGTGCAGCTCGCCCGCCGCGGCCGCCGCGACTGGGCGGTCGTGAACCTGGTGGGCACGCTCGCGGCGGCCGTCGTGGCGGCCGCGATCGGGATGACCATCGGCGGACTCTTCCCCCGCTGACCCATAGCCGAGGCGTGGGATACTGGGCGTCGATACAGTCCTGTATCGACGAGCGCTCCGCGCCCGACCTGCACCGCACCGACATCCGCGCCGTCCTCGGCGCTCCGAGGGATCCTGTGTCGAAACTCGCCGTCCTGAGCCTGAAGAACCGCGCGCTCATCGCGCTGATCACGATCGTCGCCGCCGTGTTCGGCGGGCTCGCGCTGACGAACCTGAAGCAGGAGCTCATCCCGTCGATCGAGCTGCCTCAGCTGTCGGTCGTCACGACCTACCCGGGCGCCTCGCCCGAGGTCGTGAACACCGACGTCTCGACGCCGATCGAGACCGCCATCCAGGGCATCCCCGGCCTCGAGTCGACGACCGCGACCAGCTCGACCAACGCGTCGATCATCCAGGCCTCCTTCACCTACGGCACCGACCTCGCCACCGCCGAGCAGAAGATCCTGCAGGCCGTCAACCGCATCCAGAGCCAGCTGCCCGACGGGGTCACCCCCAGCGTGCTGAGCTTCTCGCTCGATGACCTGCCTGTCATCCAGCTCGCGGTCACCGGCTACGACGACGAGGAGTCGGTGCAGGCGCGGCTCGAGAGCACGGTCATCCCCGACCTCGAGGACGTCGACGGCGTCAACGCCGCGCAGGTCGTCGGCGGTCGCGCGGAGCGCGTCACGATCACCCCCGACCAGGCGGCGCTCGCCGGCGCCGGCTTCAGCCAGCAGGCGATCCGCGATGCGCTCGAGCAGAACGGCGTGCTCTTCCCGGGCGGCGAAATCACCGAGGGAGACCAGTCGCTCACGGTGCAGACGGGCGCGAAGATCGCGTCGGTCGAAGAGCTGTCGGCGCTGCCGCTCGTGCCGACGGATGCCGCGCAGCTGACGGGCGACCTGACGACGATCGGCGATGTCGCCACGGTCGTGCAGGAGCCGGCGCCCATCACCTCGATCTCGCGCGTCGACGGGGAGCCGGCGCTGACCATCGCGGTCACCAAGCTCCCGGCGGCGAACACGGTCGACGTCTCGCGGGGCGTGCTCGCCGCGCTCCCGGGCCTCGAGGGCGACCTCGGCGGCGACGCGCAGTTCACGGTCGTGTTCGACCAGGCTCCGTTCATCGAGGAGTCGATCGCCGCCCTCGCGCAGGAGGGTCTGCTCGGCCTCGTCTTCGCCGTGCTGGTGATCCTCGTCTTCCTGCTGTCGGTGCGCTCGACGATCGTCACGGCGATCTCGATCCCGACGAGCGTGCTCATCACCTTCGTCGGCATCCAGGCGTTCGGTTACTCGTTGAACATCCTCACCCTCGGTGCGCTGACCATCGCGATCGGGCGCGTCGTGGACGACTCGATCGTCGTGATCGAGAACATCAAGCGCCACTACGTCGAGGGCGCCGACAAGCTCGCCGCCATCACCCTCGCCGTGCGCGAGGTGGCAGCCGCGATCACGGCCTCGACCATCACGACCGTCGCGGTCTTCCTCCCCATCGCCTTCGTCGGCGACCTCACCGGCGAGCTGTTCCGGCCCTTCGCGCTGACCGTGGCCATCGCCATGTCGGCGTCGCTGTTCGTCTCGCTGACGATCGTGCCCGTGCTCGCGTACTGGTTCCTGCGCCCCGGCAAGCCCGTCGTCGGCGCCGACGGTCAGCAGATCGACCCCGAGCACCCCGACGCCCCGCCGTCCCGCCTGCAGAAGGCGTACCTGCCGGTGCTGCGCTGGACGCTGCGCCACTCGGTCGTGACCCTGCTCGTCGCCGTGCTCGTGCTCGCCGGCACGATCCTCGCGGTCCCGCTCATGAAGACGAACTTCCTCGGCGACTCGGGGCAGAACACGTTCACCATGACCCAGACACTCGGACCGGCAGCATCCCTCGAGGCCGAGGATGCCGCTGCCCAGCGTGTCGAAGAGGCCATCACCGACCTCGACGGAATCGACGCGGTGCAGGTGTCGATCGGATCGTCGGGTTCGCAGCTGCGCGACGCCTTCTCGGGCGGCGGTGGCGGCATCACCTACTCGATCACCACCGACAGCTCGGCCGACCAGCTCGACGTGCGCGACCGTGTGCAGCGGGCCGTCGCCGACCTCGACGACGTCGGCGACATCCAGATCTCCGCTGCCGGCGGCGGCTTCGGCTCGAGCGACATCGAGGTGGACGTCACGGCCGCCGACCAGGAGCTGCTGCGCGAGGCCACCGACGCGGTCGTCGCCTCGCTGCAGGACGCCGACGGCATCAGCCAGGTGACCTCGAACCTCTCGGCCTCGCTGCCGTACATCGCCGTGACCGTTGACCGCGAGGCGGCGGCATCCCGCGGCCTCTCGGAGGTCGCCGTCGGCGGCATCGTCTCGGGCACGATGCAGCCGCAGTCGATCGGCACGGTCGAGATCGATGACACCTCGCTCACGGTCTACCTCGCCGCATCGCAGGAGCCGGCCACGATCGACGAGTTGCGCCAGCTGACGATCCCCACCGCCGGCGGCGCCATCCCGCTGCAGGACATCGCGACGGTCGAGCAGAGCGAAGGCCCGACCTCGATCACGACGCAGCGCGGTCAGCGCACCGCGACCGTGACCGTCACCCCGGCGGGCGACGACCTCAACGCCGCCTCGGCCGCCGTCGCCGCCGCCCTCGACACGGTCGACCTGCCGCAGGGAGCGGATGCCGAGATCGGCGGCGTCCTGACGCAGCAGCAGGATGCCTTCGCGCAGCTCGGGCTCGCGGCACTCGCGGCCATCCTGATCGTCTACATCGTCATGGTCGCGACCTTCAAGTCGCTGCGGCAGCCGCTGCTGCTGCTCATCTCGGTGCCGTTCGCGGCGACCGGCGCCATCCTGCTGCAGGTCGCCACCGGCATCCCGCTCGGCGTCGCGTCGCTCATCGGCGTGCTGATGCTCATCGGCATCGTCGTGACCAACGCGATCGTGCTCATCGATCTCGTGAACCAGTACCGCGAGAAGGGGCTGTCGGCCCACGACGCGACGATCGCCGGAGGTTCGCGACGCCTGCGTCCGATCCTCATGACGGCGCTCGCGACGATCTTCGCGCTCACACCCATGGCGCTGGGCATCACGGGGCACGGCGGGTTCATCTCGCAGCCCCTGGCCATCGTCGTCATCGGCGGACTGATCTCGTCGACCGTCCTCACCCTGCTCGTGCTGCCGACGCTGTACAACCTCGTCGAGGGCGCTCGCGAGCGCCGGGCGGCTCGACGCGGGAACGCGACCGATACTGCCGAGCGCGAGCACACCGACGGCGGCCGCGCGGTCGCCCCGGTCCCGATGACCCGGCGTGAGCGACGCCTCGCCGAGGCGGCCTCGGCCGAGCCGACGCACCTCGTCGTGCCGGCCGGCGGGTCGTCGGATGCGCCGAGCCACGTCGTGATCCCGGTCGAGCATGAGGAGCCGGCGGGCGATCCGGCCGGTTCCGCCGCGCCGCGCTCCGCTCGCCCGAGCCGATCGGTGCCCGGCGCATCGCGTGGACCGCGCCGCCGCCGCTTCGTCTGAGCCGCTCGGACGGGGCGGCTCCGCCAGGGCGTTTCTCAGGCGGATGCCGTATCGTTGGTGAGTCGGCTCGGGACACCGCGTGATCGCGACAGGTTTTGTGAGTCCTGGGGGCCGATGGTGAGCGCCGATCGGCGCGCATGAACACCATGTGAATGGCCCCGGCCGACGGATGTCCGGGTATGCCCGCGTGCGCGGGCGCTGTTCTCGTGCAGAGAACCCGAAGGACACACCCATGCCCAAGAACAAGAAGCCGGCCGGCGGCCGCGCTCAGAACTTCGAGCCCCGCTACGGCAAGAAGACCTCGTACCAGGACGCCAAGCGCCGCCCCGGCCAGTCCTCCGCCGGCACGCCCGGCAGCAAGAGCCCCTCGCACCGCGGCTACCGTCCCGAGTCGGACGAGGCGCCCCGCAAGAACCGCTGGTCGGCGCAGGAGCGCGCCGGTCGCGATGAAGCCCGTGGCATCCGTTCGCAGGCCCGCGACGTTCGCGGCCCCCGCGACGACCGTGCCCCGCGCGATGACCGTCGATCGGATGCCGCCGGCGGCCGCCGCCCGTACGAGGCGCAGCCCCGCGGCGACCGCCGCACCTTCGGCGACGCCCGCCCGTCGTACCGCGACGACCGTCCCCGTCGTGACTTCAGCGACCGCCCGAACCGCGACGACCGTCCGCGCCGCGACGACCGTCCCGCGCGCTCCTTCGACGACCGTCCCCGTCGCGATGACCGTCCGGCTCGTTCCTTCGACGACCGTCCGCGTCGTGACTTCGGCGATCGTCCGAACCGTGACGACCGTCCGCGTCGTGACTTCGGCGATCGTCCGGCCCGCGATGACCGGCCTCGTCGCGACTTCGGCGACCGTCCGGCCCGCGACGACCGTCCGGCGCGTTCGTTCGACGACCGTCCGCGTCGCGATTTCGGTCATCGTCCGAACCGTGACGACCGCCCCCGTCGCGACGACCGTCCGCGCCGCAACGACGGCCCGAGCCGCTCGAACTGGGCGGCGGAGACCGCGGCGAAGGCCCACCAGGACCACGTCGACACCGTGCACGAGCGGCTGCAAGCCGAGGCCGTCGATGCCGCGTCGGTAGCTCAGGCCTCGTTCGGAGATCTCGGGCTCGGCGAGAACATCGTGCGTCAGCTCGAAGCGCTCGGCGCGGCATCCCCGTTCCCGATCCAGGCTGCGACGATCCCGCCGATCCTCGAGGGCAAGGACGTGCTCGCGCGCGGCCGTACCGGTTCGGGCAAGACGATCGCTTTCGGCGCTCCGCTGGTCGAGTCGATCCTGCGCTCACAGGCCGGCAAGCGCCGCGAGTTCGGTCGTTCGCCCAAGGCGCTGATCCTGGCGCCGACGCGCGAGCTCGCGCTCCAGATCGACCGTACGGTGCAGGCGATCGCGCGCAGCGTGGGCCTGTTCACCACCCAGATCTACGGCGGTGTGCCGCAGGCCCGTCAGGTCGGTGCCCTCAAGAAGGGCGTCGACATCATCATCGGCACCCCGGGGCGCATCGAAGACCTGCAGAACCAGGGCAAGCTCGACCTGTCCGAGGTGCAGATCGTCGTCCTCGACGAAGCCGACCACATGAGCGAGCTCGGGTTCCTCGAGCCGATGCAGCGCATCCTGCGTCTCGTGCAGGACGGCGCGCAGAAGCTGCTCTTCTCGGCCACGCTCGACCGTGAGGTCGCCGCGCTCGTCGACGAGTTCCTCGTCGAGCCCGCGGTCTACGAGGTCGCCGGCGAGAGCCAGGACACCTCGACGATCGACCACCGCGTGCTCGTGCTCGACCACCGCGACAAGGCCGAGATCCTGAACTCCCTCGTCGACCGCGACGGCAAGACGCTCGTCTTCTCGCGCACCCGTGCGTACGCCGAGATGCTCGCCGAGCAGTTCGAAGACGTCGGCATCCCCGCCGTCGCCCTCCACGGCGACCTCAACCAGGCCAAGCGCACGCGCAACCTGCAGCGCCTGACCGACGGCAAGGTGCGCGTGCTCGTGGCGACCGATGTCGCAGCACGCGGCATCCACGTCGACGACATCGACCTCGTGGTTCAGGCCGACGCACCGGACGAGTACAAGACGTACCTCCACCGCTCCGGCCGCACCGGTCGCGCCGGTCGCACCGGCACGGTGGTCACGCTCGTGACCCGCCAGCGCCGCCGCCGCATGACCGAGATGCTCGAGCGCGCCGAGATCGATGCCCCGTTCGAGGACGTGCGCCCCGGCGACGACCTGCTCGAGGAGATCTCGGGCCGTCAGCTGTCGAACGTCGACGCCTGACCCGACCCACCACGGCAGCCCGCGAGCCCGCCCGGCTCGCGGGCTGCCGTCGTTGTGCACGAGACTGGGGCGGTGGCCGGTTTCCATCACGTCGAGATCTGGGTCGCGGATCTCGAGTGCGCCCTGACGGAGTGGGGGTGGCTGCTTCGCGAACTCGGGTTCGAACGCGACAGCGAATGGTCCGGTGGCGAGACGTGGAGCGCCGGCGGTGCGTACCTGGCGCTGACGACCTCCCCAAACCTCAGCGCGGCGGTGCATGATCGCCGGACGCCCGGGGTCAACCACCTCGCCTTTACGGCGGGCACGCCCGACCGGGTCGACCGCATCATGGCAGAAGCCCCGGACCACGGATGGGCGCCGCTGTACCACGAGCGCTATCCCCACGCGGGTGGCCCCGATCATTACGCGGGCTGGCTCGAGAACAGCGCGGGGTTCAAGGCCGAGGTCGTCGCGGACGGAACGTGATCCGCCCGCATCGACGCGTCAGAACAGCGTCGGGACGGATGCCGCTGCGGCGCGGCCCCGCGACGTCGTGACGACCGGCCCCGGGCGGAAACGCCGGGTGCTCGGCTGCGCTTCCTCTTCTTCGAGTCCGCCGCGCAAGCGGTGTCGCGCGAGCAGCGGCCGGACACGAGCGGCGAGCATGCGGCGGTAGCCCTGCGGTGCCTGCACGGCGGCGCCGGGGTAGAGGCCGCGATACGCGGGAACCAGGTCGGGCCGCGCGCGCGCGAGCCACTGCTGGAACCACGGCTTCACGCCGGGGCGAAGGTGCATCGCGCCGTAGACGACGCGCGCCGCACCGGCATCCGCGATCTGGGTCAGAGCTGCGTCGAGCACGTCGATCGAGTCGGTGAGGTGCGGCACGATGGGCATCAGGAAAACGGTCACGCGGAAGCCGGCCGCGCTGGCCGCGCGCACCGTCTCGAGCCGCGCGGCGAAGGTCGGCGCCCCGGGTTCGAGCAGCTGCCGCAGCGGCTCGTCGAGCACCGCGATCGACATCGCCAGGTCGACGGGGACGGATGCCGCCGCCTCGCGCAGCAGCGGCAGATCACGGCGCAGCAGCGTGCCCTTCGTGAGGATCGAGAACGGTGTGCCGCTGTCGGCCAAGGCTGTGATGATGTCGGGCATCAGGCGGTATCGGCCCTCGGCGCGTTGATACGGATCGGTGTTCGTGCCGAGCGCCACCTGCTCGCGCGCCCAACCAGGCTTCGCCAGTTCGCGGCGCAGCACCTCGGCGACGTTGAGCTTCACGACGATCTGGGAGTCGAAGTCGGACCCGGCGTCGAGGTCGAGGTACTCGTGCGTGCCGCGGGCGAAGCAGTAGACGCAGGCGTGCGTGCACCCGCGATAGGGGTTCACGGTCCAGTCGAACGGCATCGCCGAGGGACCGGGCACGCGATTGAGCGCGGAACGCGACATCACCTCGTGGAACGTGACTCCGGCGAACTCGGGAGTCGTGACCGATCGCACCAGGCCCGTCAGGGTTTCGAGGCCGGGGAGGGCAGCGGCATCCGTCGTTCCCACCTGCTGCCCCTGCCAACGCATGAAGAGATTCGAACAGAGATTCGAACCGAT
It contains:
- a CDS encoding Rv2578c family radical SAM protein — its product is MRWQGQQVGTTDAAALPGLETLTGLVRSVTTPEFAGVTFHEVMSRSALNRVPGPSAMPFDWTVNPYRGCTHACVYCFARGTHEYLDLDAGSDFDSQIVVKLNVAEVLRRELAKPGWAREQVALGTNTDPYQRAEGRYRLMPDIITALADSGTPFSILTKGTLLRRDLPLLREAAASVPVDLAMSIAVLDEPLRQLLEPGAPTFAARLETVRAASAAGFRVTVFLMPIVPHLTDSIDVLDAALTQIADAGAARVVYGAMHLRPGVKPWFQQWLARARPDLVPAYRGLYPGAAVQAPQGYRRMLAARVRPLLARHRLRGGLEEEEAQPSTRRFRPGPVVTTSRGRAAAASVPTLF